From a region of the Armatimonadota bacterium genome:
- a CDS encoding zinc ribbon domain-containing protein: MILAEINDLMQSGGLTCVAAVPIAIWIFTFISWSVMGDVEPLFGVLGIGSAFALMYTLHTAPTPLFALLGTVALFGSVIAIPIMRRHLNKRRFAQMDVEQIEAAYRMLSVKPDNPSAKYRMAEGLYARGYLWQAVAIAEDALDGFPERGFEAERRTVGGWRRAAEARNEASSLPCLECGHVNQPGAVYCGRCRSSYLTEYARGKWLSRSLGRKLLAAWVCGLVVFVGIPYVANWPQIAPGGRIAIIMGEVALCAFVLVRAFRKGAEAR; encoded by the coding sequence ATGATCTTAGCGGAAATCAATGACCTGATGCAGTCGGGCGGACTCACCTGCGTTGCTGCCGTCCCGATAGCGATATGGATATTCACTTTCATCTCGTGGTCAGTCATGGGCGACGTGGAGCCGCTGTTCGGCGTGCTAGGAATTGGATCTGCCTTTGCGCTTATGTACACTTTGCACACAGCTCCAACACCTCTTTTTGCGCTGCTTGGAACCGTTGCTCTTTTCGGATCGGTGATCGCAATCCCCATCATGAGACGTCATCTGAATAAGCGCAGGTTTGCGCAGATGGACGTCGAACAGATTGAGGCTGCTTACAGAATGCTCTCGGTAAAGCCGGACAACCCTTCAGCAAAGTACAGGATGGCGGAGGGACTGTACGCCCGCGGGTACCTGTGGCAGGCAGTCGCAATCGCGGAAGATGCGCTGGACGGTTTTCCGGAGCGAGGATTCGAGGCGGAGCGGCGCACGGTTGGCGGCTGGCGCCGGGCTGCTGAGGCCAGGAATGAGGCCAGCTCACTGCCGTGCCTCGAGTGCGGGCATGTGAATCAGCCAGGAGCCGTGTACTGCGGGAGATGTCGCTCGAGCTATCTTACGGAGTACGCTCGCGGAAAATGGCTGAGCAGGTCGTTGGGAAGGAAGTTGCTCGCGGCGTGGGTTTGCGGTTTGGTGGTCTTCGTCGGGATTCCTTACGTCGCGAACTGGCCGCAGATCGCACCTGGCGGACGGATTGCGATCATCATGGGAGAGGTTGCACTGTGCGCATTCGTCTTGGTTCGGGCGTTCCGAAAAGGGGCTGAAGCCAGATGA
- a CDS encoding LptF/LptG family permease codes for MKRLDRYMLKEMIGPMLVGTVIIALLFMANEFISIFKNFDVSNLPKLAVIQMVMFRMPHWLSMTLPAGTAIGVALAISRMARESEVTAMRAAGISLRRLLLPVVLMGSLAAVANYLIVEKLIPPAALKYRQVRNQASVLGPGPIFRSNVMLSLDGKSASFGSVQRTADGRILLNDILLIERPRAGESVVFSADEGSYDDGVWYFQSPLIRFFSGGELVSIKTEDVVTINERIRIADMFIAPMPEEETAADLKEAIQDRKRSHGDTTLLEVAYHVKFSLPFSCLVFALSSAIMALALVRSGPFVGLIVSMVLVMAYYNIHIVATEIVGRNGWLPPGPSAWLPNVIFAAVAAVVLWRIE; via the coding sequence ATGAAACGCCTGGACAGGTACATGCTGAAGGAGATGATCGGGCCGATGCTGGTCGGCACGGTGATCATCGCGCTGCTGTTCATGGCGAACGAATTCATTTCAATCTTTAAGAACTTCGATGTGTCCAACTTGCCTAAGTTGGCAGTTATACAGATGGTGATGTTCAGAATGCCGCATTGGCTGAGCATGACGCTCCCCGCAGGAACGGCGATCGGGGTCGCGCTGGCGATCTCTCGCATGGCGAGAGAGTCGGAGGTTACCGCGATGCGAGCCGCAGGAATCTCGCTGCGGCGGTTGCTCTTGCCTGTGGTTTTGATGGGCTCGCTCGCCGCGGTTGCAAACTACCTCATCGTCGAAAAACTCATTCCACCAGCGGCGCTGAAATACCGCCAGGTGAGGAATCAGGCGTCTGTGCTCGGGCCGGGGCCGATATTTCGCTCCAACGTGATGCTGAGCCTAGATGGCAAGTCGGCGAGTTTCGGATCGGTGCAGCGCACCGCAGACGGCAGAATCCTGCTCAATGACATCTTGTTGATCGAGCGACCTCGTGCAGGGGAGTCTGTCGTGTTTTCAGCGGACGAGGGCAGCTATGACGATGGCGTCTGGTACTTCCAGAGTCCTCTGATCCGGTTTTTCAGCGGCGGCGAGCTTGTTTCGATCAAGACCGAAGACGTAGTAACGATCAACGAGCGGATCAGGATTGCCGACATGTTCATTGCGCCGATGCCGGAGGAAGAGACGGCGGCGGACCTCAAGGAGGCGATACAGGACCGCAAGCGCAGCCACGGGGACACGACCTTGCTGGAAGTCGCCTACCACGTCAAGTTCAGTCTGCCCTTTTCGTGTCTGGTGTTCGCCTTGAGCTCGGCGATCATGGCTCTAGCGCTCGTCCGCTCCGGCCCGTTCGTCGGTCTGATCGTCAGCATGGTCCTCGTAATGGCGTACTACAACATCCACATCGTGGCGACCGAGATCGTGGGACGCAACGGCTGGCTTCCGCCCGGGCCGTCCGCGTGGCTTCCCAACGTCATTTTTGCGGCAGTTGCGGCGGTTGTGCTGTGGAGGATCGAGTGA
- a CDS encoding aldo/keto reductase family protein, with the protein MEYRQLGKYGVKVSEVALGGWLPRGKSKEDSTTEALVYRAFDLGINFFDVADVYNKGEAEKSLAKAIAGMKREDLFIATKCYFPMSDRPNDQGLSRKHIHESVHNSLKRLGLDYVDLFQFHRFDDSVPMEEMVRAVDDLIRQGKMLYWGVSEWPAWAIVDLCHTARACGCAPPVSNQPRYSMLTRQIEAEVLPACERMGMGQVVFSPLAQGVLTGKYLPDQAPPAKSRGADDTANMFMDALLTSEVLTKVQRLAAFTKEQGIEVGQFALAWCLRQKGVSSVIVGATKVEHIEQNAAASELKVDDDAWQKADEILGFEA; encoded by the coding sequence ATGGAATACAGGCAGCTGGGGAAGTACGGCGTCAAGGTCTCCGAGGTCGCGCTCGGCGGGTGGTTGCCACGGGGCAAATCGAAAGAAGACTCCACAACCGAGGCGCTCGTGTACCGCGCCTTCGACCTTGGAATCAACTTCTTCGATGTGGCGGACGTCTACAACAAAGGCGAAGCAGAGAAGTCTCTGGCCAAGGCCATAGCGGGTATGAAGCGCGAAGATCTCTTCATAGCGACCAAGTGCTACTTTCCGATGAGCGATCGCCCAAACGACCAGGGGCTGAGCAGAAAACACATTCACGAGTCGGTACACAATTCGCTAAAAAGGCTTGGGCTCGATTACGTCGATCTGTTTCAATTTCATCGATTCGACGACTCCGTGCCGATGGAGGAGATGGTGCGCGCCGTGGACGATTTGATCCGCCAAGGCAAAATGCTCTACTGGGGCGTCAGCGAGTGGCCGGCCTGGGCGATCGTCGACCTTTGCCACACAGCTCGCGCGTGCGGGTGTGCCCCGCCCGTCTCGAACCAACCGCGCTACAGCATGCTGACCAGGCAGATCGAAGCCGAGGTGCTGCCGGCGTGTGAGCGCATGGGCATGGGCCAGGTCGTGTTCTCACCGCTCGCTCAAGGCGTGTTGACAGGGAAGTACCTGCCCGACCAGGCTCCGCCCGCAAAGTCGCGCGGGGCCGACGACACGGCAAACATGTTCATGGACGCGCTCCTCACCAGCGAGGTGCTGACCAAAGTCCAGAGGCTCGCGGCGTTCACGAAAGAGCAGGGCATAGAAGTAGGACAGTTTGCGCTAGCCTGGTGCCTGCGGCAAAAAGGCGTCAGCAGCGTGATCGTAGGCGCTACGAAAGTGGAGCATATCGAGCAGAACGCTGCGGCCAGCGAACTGAAGGTCGATGACGACGCGTGGCAGAAAGCAGACGAGATTCTTGGATTCGAGGCCTGA
- a CDS encoding LPS-assembly protein LptD yields the protein MTRIWPLAAAVALIPLAGAQTPSQLPPPKPDARQEFKLIHADTARFEGDEIELTGNVHAQFKGYDLYGDRVIGDKVTQVFRLEGSARIIGHDAEVFGSVVVINFKDDTFRFEDGRATLGPDRLQGETVEDIFLSSVSGSGRASLFETREGALTTCDKEIPHFLFTAESTRIRPGKNAALRNVKLVILGHTIFSIPFLVVPLVENGTRYLPDVGQSPDEGYYVKTRWSTLLNGDDYFDTRLDYMSRLGTGVGFDYNYENATLDGKFTAYTLIGQRPSTVLTGSHRQDVFGGSLTFNSRFEQQNYLTAPGTSIWNTRAQFMLPWGTGSSRLSWFRVSSDRKTSKSVSESFRLSDQRRFGGRGSTITTSFDANLARSESNPIVGQGTKSERLDLRFNVRSSFRLFDADLIYQRSVPIGDSSNFFNATDRTPMLTLRSDARRLIGPDFARVLAFTTEFSIGELLDPATSSTVTRINFDLKATKTLGGRRKSQLQLNGRFKQGLYSNDTAQYVIDYGARWSYQVGSSQPGRESTVNLSYRYLRAFGFTPLSIDRSGRSDALGLDVTARPTAKLQLSVRTGYDVLRGFRGRTPWQFISVQTEWNAGGARRTERGPLRINLTSSYDTINRVWSNVRLNAEFTAGRAQFAMGARYDARRSQWASANLVFEGLRIGKTTFAVALNYNGFTKRFDAQHYSIIYDLHAAELVLDIVDNQVGFRAGRQIGLFLRLKALPTRSGFGFGTRGQAVGSRGGFGF from the coding sequence GTGACGCGGATTTGGCCGCTGGCTGCGGCCGTGGCTCTGATCCCGCTGGCTGGCGCTCAGACGCCGTCCCAACTACCGCCGCCCAAACCGGATGCGCGGCAGGAGTTCAAGTTGATCCACGCCGACACTGCCCGGTTCGAGGGTGACGAAATCGAGTTGACCGGCAACGTTCATGCGCAGTTCAAGGGGTACGACCTGTACGGAGATCGAGTTATTGGCGACAAGGTAACGCAGGTTTTTCGGCTCGAAGGAAGCGCGCGAATCATCGGCCACGACGCCGAGGTGTTCGGCAGCGTTGTGGTCATCAACTTCAAGGACGATACGTTCAGATTTGAAGACGGGCGCGCGACGCTGGGTCCGGACCGGCTACAGGGAGAGACCGTCGAGGACATCTTTCTCTCATCTGTAAGCGGGTCGGGCAGGGCAAGTCTGTTCGAGACCAGAGAGGGCGCGCTGACGACTTGCGACAAAGAGATTCCGCATTTTCTATTCACAGCCGAATCAACGAGAATTCGTCCGGGAAAGAACGCTGCTCTACGCAACGTTAAGCTGGTCATCCTAGGACACACGATCTTCTCCATTCCGTTCCTGGTCGTTCCGCTCGTCGAGAACGGCACGCGCTACCTCCCCGACGTCGGACAGAGCCCTGACGAAGGGTACTACGTGAAGACCAGATGGAGCACACTTCTCAATGGCGACGACTACTTCGATACGAGGCTTGATTACATGTCTCGCCTGGGCACGGGCGTCGGATTCGACTACAACTATGAAAACGCGACTCTGGACGGCAAATTCACGGCGTACACGCTGATCGGCCAGCGACCGAGTACGGTGCTGACCGGCAGCCACCGACAGGATGTATTCGGTGGAAGTCTGACGTTCAACTCGCGGTTCGAGCAGCAGAACTACCTCACCGCGCCCGGAACGAGCATTTGGAATACGCGCGCCCAGTTCATGCTGCCGTGGGGCACCGGTTCGTCCCGCCTAAGCTGGTTCCGCGTGAGCAGCGACCGCAAGACGTCGAAGTCCGTGTCAGAGAGCTTTCGGCTCTCCGACCAGCGCAGATTCGGCGGGCGCGGAAGCACCATAACCACGAGCTTTGACGCAAACTTGGCTCGCTCCGAGAGCAATCCGATAGTCGGCCAGGGCACGAAGTCTGAGCGGTTGGACCTCAGGTTCAACGTGCGCTCTAGCTTCCGATTGTTCGACGCCGATCTGATCTATCAGCGGAGCGTGCCGATCGGAGACTCGTCCAACTTCTTCAACGCGACCGACCGCACTCCAATGCTGACGCTGCGCTCGGATGCGCGGCGTCTAATCGGTCCCGACTTCGCCCGGGTGCTTGCGTTCACGACGGAGTTCTCCATCGGAGAGCTGCTCGACCCGGCTACATCGAGCACCGTTACGCGCATCAACTTCGATCTGAAAGCAACGAAAACCCTCGGCGGGCGAAGGAAGTCTCAGCTGCAGCTCAACGGGCGATTCAAGCAAGGGCTGTACAGCAACGACACCGCCCAATACGTTATCGACTACGGTGCGCGCTGGAGCTACCAAGTGGGAAGTTCTCAGCCGGGTCGGGAGTCGACGGTGAACCTGTCGTACCGGTACTTGCGCGCGTTTGGGTTCACGCCGCTGAGCATAGACAGATCGGGCCGATCCGATGCGCTCGGGCTCGACGTTACCGCCAGGCCCACCGCAAAACTGCAGCTCAGCGTTCGCACCGGCTACGACGTTCTGCGAGGGTTCCGCGGTAGAACGCCGTGGCAGTTCATCTCCGTTCAAACCGAGTGGAACGCAGGTGGTGCGCGCCGAACGGAACGCGGCCCTCTGCGCATCAACTTAACCTCCTCGTACGACACGATCAACCGGGTCTGGAGCAACGTCAGGCTGAATGCAGAGTTTACGGCGGGCAGAGCGCAGTTCGCGATGGGCGCGAGGTACGACGCACGGCGATCGCAGTGGGCATCTGCCAACTTGGTTTTTGAAGGGTTGCGGATCGGTAAGACTACGTTTGCGGTTGCGCTGAATTACAACGGGTTTACCAAGCGGTTCGACGCCCAGCACTATTCGATCATCTACGACCTGCACGCGGCCGAGTTGGTGCTGGACATCGTCGACAATCAAGTCGGATTCCGCGCCGGTCGCCAGATCGGCTTGTTCTTGCGACTAAAGGCGCTCCCGACCCGTTCTGGATTCGGATTCGGGACGCGCGGGCAGGCAGTCGGGTCACGCGGCGGCTTCGGATTCTAA
- the plsY gene encoding glycerol-3-phosphate 1-O-acyltransferase PlsY encodes MINIALVYLGAYLIGALPFGVIIARMRGVDLLTFGSKNPGASNVARALGPWLGLLVFFLDIAKGAVPAYVAMQILDDPRHGLGAGVAAVLGHTLSPFLRFRGGKGIATSLGVLVGVAPFVALYGYGAFLVLFAISRIVSISSLIGALVVLISAVILRESTEFFVVFVPLVVYVFIRHRSNIKRLMKGEEPKLDLKPFGKKDNAERKREDDDLSGNQ; translated from the coding sequence ATGATAAACATCGCACTCGTTTACTTGGGAGCTTATTTGATAGGCGCGCTTCCGTTTGGAGTGATCATCGCTCGGATGCGCGGCGTCGACCTCCTTACGTTCGGCAGCAAGAATCCAGGCGCATCAAACGTCGCTCGAGCCCTCGGCCCGTGGCTCGGCCTGCTCGTGTTCTTTCTTGACATCGCGAAAGGTGCAGTGCCGGCATACGTTGCGATGCAAATACTGGATGACCCTAGACACGGGCTGGGCGCAGGAGTCGCCGCCGTGCTTGGACACACACTTAGCCCCTTTCTTAGATTTCGTGGAGGTAAAGGTATCGCAACGAGCTTAGGAGTTCTGGTCGGTGTTGCTCCGTTCGTGGCGCTGTACGGATACGGTGCGTTCTTGGTTCTATTCGCCATTTCCAGAATTGTCAGTATTAGCAGCCTAATTGGAGCTTTAGTCGTTCTCATATCAGCCGTAATTCTACGCGAATCAACTGAATTCTTTGTTGTGTTCGTGCCGCTCGTTGTCTATGTATTCATCAGGCATAGGAGCAATATCAAACGACTCATGAAAGGTGAAGAACCAAAGCTTGATCTGAAACCATTCGGCAAGAAAGACAACGCAGAGCGGAAACGGGAGGACGATGATCTTAGCGGAAATCAATGA
- a CDS encoding ABC-2 family transporter protein produces the protein MIRYWKIYCEFFRSSFARELEYRANFFAKVLQNAAWILFGLLVVLVLYRNTDSVAGWEKVDSLLLVGTGFTVAAVFGLLFRSLLEIPGQIRLGQLDFILTKPVDSQFWVSTRKFNFDQVGSFVAGIATMIYAVPRLSAAPVLVDWFGYVVLVGCSVAVFYSLCLSLMSLAIWFVRVDNLWVLSESVLDVARFPLDMYSPGIQRFLLYVVPIGFIATVPARQLIIGFDPLMLVLGIGWAGASLLFARWFWMFALKHYTSASS, from the coding sequence GTGATCCGGTACTGGAAAATCTACTGCGAGTTTTTCCGAAGCTCGTTCGCCAGGGAGTTGGAGTACCGGGCGAACTTCTTCGCGAAAGTTCTGCAGAACGCGGCGTGGATTCTGTTCGGGCTTCTTGTCGTGCTGGTTCTGTATCGCAACACCGACTCGGTCGCTGGCTGGGAAAAAGTTGATTCCCTGCTGCTAGTCGGAACCGGGTTCACGGTGGCTGCGGTATTCGGACTGCTGTTCCGATCTCTGCTTGAAATCCCTGGCCAGATTCGGCTCGGCCAGCTCGATTTTATTCTCACGAAGCCCGTCGACTCGCAGTTCTGGGTTTCGACGCGAAAGTTCAATTTCGATCAAGTGGGGTCGTTCGTGGCCGGAATCGCGACGATGATCTACGCAGTTCCTCGCCTGAGTGCCGCACCGGTTTTAGTCGATTGGTTCGGGTACGTCGTTCTCGTCGGGTGCTCGGTCGCAGTTTTCTACTCTCTCTGCTTATCGCTGATGTCGCTGGCGATCTGGTTTGTGCGCGTCGACAACTTGTGGGTGCTGTCCGAATCAGTGCTGGACGTCGCCCGCTTTCCGCTCGACATGTACTCTCCGGGCATCCAGCGGTTCCTGCTCTACGTCGTCCCGATCGGTTTCATCGCGACGGTCCCGGCAAGACAGCTCATCATCGGCTTTGATCCTCTGATGCTCGTGCTCGGGATCGGCTGGGCCGGTGCTTCGCTCCTGTTTGCGCGCTGGTTCTGGATGTTCGCGCTCAAGCACTACACGAGCGCAAGCTCTTAG
- the folP gene encoding dihydropteroate synthase encodes MGVLNVTPDSFSDGGQFLGAQQAVEHGQRMADEGADLIDVGGESTQPGAEPVPEEEELRRVLPVVEQLAADGLALSIDTSKPAVARECLLAGASVVNDVTALRSSEMAAVCADAGCTVCLMHMLGDPRTMQSAPRYKDVVDDVADALTEAIARAEQAGVDPDRIWIDPGIGFGKTLRHNLELLNRLEEIVAIGYPVLIGVSRKSFIGRLLGSAADPAPVGERLEGSLAAQVLAVANGARILRVHDVAESVRANVIAEAVLSQSRASSTPRLLQE; translated from the coding sequence ATGGGGGTTCTGAACGTCACGCCGGACAGCTTTAGCGATGGCGGGCAGTTCCTCGGCGCTCAACAAGCGGTCGAGCACGGCCAGCGCATGGCGGATGAAGGCGCTGACCTGATCGACGTTGGTGGAGAGTCGACCCAGCCTGGCGCGGAGCCCGTACCCGAAGAGGAGGAGCTTCGACGCGTGCTACCCGTCGTTGAGCAGTTGGCGGCCGACGGCTTGGCTCTCTCGATCGACACCTCGAAACCGGCGGTCGCGCGCGAGTGCCTGCTGGCGGGCGCGAGCGTTGTGAACGACGTCACGGCGCTTCGGAGCAGTGAGATGGCGGCGGTGTGCGCCGACGCGGGATGCACCGTCTGCCTGATGCACATGCTGGGCGATCCACGCACGATGCAGAGCGCACCTCGATATAAGGATGTTGTGGACGACGTCGCGGATGCACTGACCGAGGCGATCGCCCGTGCCGAACAGGCAGGAGTAGATCCAGACCGCATCTGGATAGACCCAGGAATCGGTTTCGGCAAGACCTTGCGACACAACCTCGAACTGCTGAACCGCCTGGAAGAGATCGTAGCGATCGGCTACCCAGTGCTGATCGGGGTCAGCAGAAAATCGTTCATCGGCAGGCTGCTCGGATCGGCTGCCGATCCTGCGCCGGTCGGAGAGAGGCTCGAAGGCTCCCTCGCGGCGCAAGTCCTGGCCGTCGCCAACGGCGCGAGGATTCTCCGCGTTCACGATGTAGCGGAGTCGGTGAGAGCCAACGTAATTGCGGAGGCGGTACTCAGTCAGTCCCGAGCATCTTCGACGCCGCGTCTTCTGCAAGAATAG
- a CDS encoding aspartate kinase: MKIKVMKFGGTSVQSAERRMQAALRVISAVEQGFSPVVVVSAIGRNGQPYATDTLVQMLREIDSAVEPDGRELDLLMACGEILSAVVFAHTLKTQGHDAMAMRGGQAGIRTDGVYGNARIVGVNPLGLYEALKRGITPVVCGFQGVWVQGGLPGAELTTLGRGGSDTTASAVAAAIKAVAVEIFTDVDGVKTADPDFVADAPTLPEVTYDEVAELAHLGAQVLHPRAAEIAMRFDIPLWVKNTMSEEKGTEVVPGDRFSGSRVTGIAHSGKLVHIQFNLAKVEPEHRVELKTRVYEMLAKYEVNLRMIDLSAESIGFAVERGEFPIVVDLFDSLVVPLGGPQGAIYLFHRGDRESKATQTQEALLQPLGETKLVPFEVTEGCTMVSLVGHDYMRQPGVFRDVLRVLHDAKIPVLQISDSEFSLSCLIPESELRKAVPMLHEKFVEVK; encoded by the coding sequence ATGAAGATCAAGGTGATGAAGTTCGGCGGCACGAGCGTGCAGTCTGCCGAGCGGCGGATGCAGGCCGCCCTGCGCGTGATTTCGGCCGTCGAACAAGGGTTCTCGCCGGTGGTCGTCGTCAGCGCGATCGGCAGAAACGGACAGCCGTACGCTACCGACACCCTTGTTCAAATGCTGCGCGAGATCGACTCAGCCGTCGAGCCGGACGGTCGCGAACTGGACTTGCTCATGGCGTGCGGGGAGATTCTCTCGGCGGTCGTTTTCGCTCACACGCTAAAGACGCAAGGGCACGACGCCATGGCCATGCGGGGCGGCCAAGCCGGGATCAGGACCGACGGCGTCTACGGCAACGCGCGCATCGTCGGCGTGAACCCGCTCGGCCTTTATGAGGCGCTCAAGCGAGGGATCACTCCCGTCGTCTGCGGTTTTCAAGGCGTGTGGGTGCAAGGCGGCTTGCCAGGCGCGGAGCTGACGACCCTCGGACGAGGGGGATCTGATACGACGGCGTCGGCTGTTGCCGCGGCGATCAAAGCCGTAGCCGTCGAAATATTCACCGACGTTGACGGAGTGAAGACCGCAGATCCTGACTTTGTCGCCGATGCTCCGACGTTGCCGGAGGTCACGTACGACGAGGTGGCTGAACTGGCCCACCTGGGCGCTCAAGTGTTGCACCCCCGGGCGGCGGAGATCGCCATGCGCTTCGACATTCCGCTCTGGGTTAAGAACACGATGAGCGAAGAGAAGGGCACCGAGGTTGTGCCCGGCGACCGTTTTTCTGGCAGTCGGGTTACCGGTATTGCGCACTCGGGCAAACTCGTCCACATTCAGTTCAATCTCGCAAAGGTGGAGCCTGAACATCGCGTCGAGCTGAAGACGCGGGTGTATGAGATGCTTGCAAAATACGAGGTGAACCTGCGGATGATCGACCTCAGCGCTGAGAGCATTGGCTTCGCCGTAGAGCGAGGCGAGTTCCCGATCGTTGTAGACCTGTTCGATAGCCTGGTCGTGCCTCTGGGCGGTCCGCAAGGCGCAATCTACTTGTTCCACCGCGGAGACCGCGAATCCAAAGCAACTCAGACGCAAGAGGCGCTGCTGCAACCGTTGGGCGAGACAAAGTTGGTGCCGTTCGAAGTCACCGAGGGTTGCACGATGGTGTCGCTCGTGGGGCACGACTACATGCGTCAGCCGGGCGTGTTCCGAGACGTGCTGCGGGTGCTGCACGACGCCAAGATTCCCGTGCTGCAGATCAGCGACTCCGAATTCTCGCTGAGCTGCCTGATTCCAGAGTCCGAGCTGCGAAAGGCCGTGCCGATGCTGCACGAGAAGTTTGTCGAGGTGAAGTGA